One region of Aminobacterium colombiense DSM 12261 genomic DNA includes:
- a CDS encoding TRAP transporter small permease codes for MLKKLWDHFEELVGAVMLMIMVSIAFINVVTRYFIKYPLSFTEEIEVNLFVWLVMLGTSMAFKQGANLSMTFFYERLAPKKRLICFVFSTAASILFFAVLAYYGYVEVIDEIALDVTTESLDIPVWIYTIATPVFSVLIILRLLQHSIQTYKEHQF; via the coding sequence ATGCTAAAAAAACTTTGGGACCACTTCGAAGAGCTTGTCGGCGCTGTGATGCTGATGATTATGGTCAGCATAGCTTTTATCAATGTTGTAACACGGTATTTTATTAAATACCCCTTGTCTTTTACAGAAGAGATAGAGGTCAATCTTTTTGTATGGCTCGTTATGCTTGGAACCTCTATGGCCTTTAAACAGGGGGCTAATTTAAGTATGACCTTTTTTTACGAGCGTTTGGCGCCCAAAAAACGCCTGATTTGCTTTGTTTTCTCTACGGCGGCATCAATTCTGTTTTTTGCTGTTCTTGCCTATTATGGATATGTGGAAGTCATAGATGAAATAGCTTTGGATGTTACTACAGAATCCCTGGATATCCCAGTCTGGATCTATACCATTGCTACTCCTGTTTTTTCGGTGCTCATTATTTTACGGCTTTTGCAGCATTCTATTCAAACCTATAAAGAACATCAGTTTTGA
- a CDS encoding DctP family TRAP transporter solute-binding subunit, with translation MRKLIAFLTLCVLVCGLAVPALAAYKDEYKLTCNVAAQSAWGKGAGKFAELVAEKSGGKINVKVYYSAQLMAGKQTSEFMIVRNEAADFALSSTINWSPQATELNLFALPFFISSQPDPYKALDAIEAGKAGKFIADALQKKGVTVLGWGENGFRELTNGVKPISSPEDMAGMKIRVVGSPLYLDIFKALGANPINMNWGEAVTAFQQGVVDGQENPVNSVILPYKVFEFHKYLTDWHYVVDPLLYAVNNRVWTSFSSEDQKMIMECVEEASKYQKALARVGLDGDISLAYLKEINEVPQVIEPYKYLEEQGMMITRLSADQIKVFVEKTKPVYDTWKEKIGKDLVEAAEADMASVK, from the coding sequence ATGCGTAAGCTGATTGCTTTTTTAACTTTGTGTGTTCTTGTTTGTGGTCTGGCTGTCCCGGCTCTTGCTGCCTATAAAGACGAGTATAAGCTGACTTGCAACGTTGCTGCACAGAGTGCCTGGGGTAAAGGAGCAGGTAAGTTTGCGGAACTGGTGGCAGAGAAGTCTGGCGGTAAAATTAACGTTAAAGTCTACTATTCTGCCCAGCTCATGGCAGGAAAACAGACATCAGAGTTTATGATAGTACGCAATGAAGCGGCTGACTTTGCTCTTTCATCTACCATTAATTGGTCTCCTCAAGCAACAGAGTTGAACCTTTTTGCCCTTCCTTTCTTTATTTCCAGTCAGCCAGATCCCTATAAGGCACTTGACGCCATTGAGGCCGGCAAAGCTGGGAAGTTCATTGCCGATGCTTTGCAGAAAAAAGGTGTTACAGTTCTGGGCTGGGGTGAGAACGGCTTTCGCGAACTCACCAACGGAGTCAAGCCCATTTCCTCGCCCGAGGATATGGCCGGGATGAAAATTCGTGTAGTAGGAAGCCCTCTCTACCTCGATATTTTCAAGGCGCTGGGAGCCAATCCCATCAATATGAACTGGGGAGAAGCTGTAACCGCATTTCAGCAGGGAGTTGTTGATGGGCAAGAGAACCCTGTTAACTCTGTAATCCTTCCATACAAAGTATTCGAATTCCATAAATACCTTACAGATTGGCATTATGTGGTGGATCCCCTTCTGTACGCAGTAAACAACAGGGTGTGGACATCTTTTAGTTCAGAAGATCAGAAAATGATAATGGAGTGTGTGGAAGAAGCTTCCAAATACCAGAAGGCCCTTGCTCGTGTTGGTCTTGACGGTGATATTTCCCTAGCCTATCTCAAGGAGATCAATGAAGTGCCTCAGGTCATAGAACCCTACAAATACCTTGAAGAGCAGGGAATGATGATAACAAGGCTCAGCGCTGACCAGATAAAGGTTTTTGTCGAAAAGACAAAGCCTGTTTACGATACATGGAAAGAGAAAATCGGCAAAGACCTTGTGGAAGCCGCAGAAGCTGATATGGCTTCTGTAAAGTAG